The following proteins are co-located in the Ficedula albicollis isolate OC2 chromosome 27, FicAlb1.5, whole genome shotgun sequence genome:
- the LOC107604232 gene encoding feather keratin 1-like — MPWLPLGELTVGSSPAPCDLLPSSLCQVHLQPQAMSCYTPCRPCQPCGPTPLANSCNEPCVRQCQDSTVAIQPSPVLVTLPGPILSSFPQNTVVGSSTSAAVGSILSSQGVPISSGGFGLSGLGSGLCGTRCFPC, encoded by the coding sequence ATGCCTTGGCTCCCTCTTGGTGAGCTCACAGTTGGATCCTCACCTGCTCCTTGTGATTTACTTCCCTCTTCTCTGTGCCAGGTGCATCTCCAGCCCCAAGCCATGTCCTGCTACACCCCGTGccggccctgccagccctgcggcCCCACCCCgctggccaacagctgcaatgagccctgtgtcaggcagtgccaggactcCACCGTGGCCATCCAGCCCTCGCCCGTGCTGGTCACCCTGCCCggccccatcctcagctccttcccacagaaCACCGTGGTGGGatcctccacctctgctgccgttggcagcatcctcagctctcagggagtgcccatcagctctgggggcttTGGCCTCTCAGGCTTGGGCAGTGGCCTCTGTGGCACCAGGTGCTTCCCCTGCTAA